One region of Streptomyces sp. CG4 genomic DNA includes:
- a CDS encoding IS110 family transposase: MSRIWAGIDSGKGHHHALALDADGKTLLSRRVANDEPELLKLIGDALDLADGRQVTWAIDMTGGEPALLLALLVNHGQEVLYMPGRLVNRASDGYRGEGKTDARDAYVIADQARMRRDLRPIQPGDEAAIELKLLTGRRADLVEDRTRVVNRLRGTLLSMFPALEKALDVTNTGPLRLLTGYQTPDAIRRAGVARLTKWLTNRKVRCARALAETAVEAAERQHTAVPGEKTIAKLVHTLAEEVMALNEQISGMDRLIEGRFREHELADIVLSVPGIGTVLGAEFIAAVGGSLDDFDSPDALAAFAGVAPAPRDSGKVSGNLHRPIAYHRRLQRVFYTSALVSVRYDPNSRKFYDRKRAEGKKHVQAVLALARRRVNVIWALIRDRRCYEVTPPVTTAA, encoded by the coding sequence ATGAGCCGGATATGGGCGGGGATCGACAGCGGCAAGGGCCACCATCACGCCCTCGCCCTGGACGCAGACGGCAAGACGCTGCTGTCGCGGCGGGTGGCCAACGACGAGCCCGAGCTGTTGAAGCTGATCGGCGACGCCCTCGACTTGGCCGACGGCCGCCAGGTCACCTGGGCCATCGACATGACCGGCGGGGAACCCGCACTGTTGTTGGCCCTGCTGGTCAACCACGGCCAGGAGGTCCTCTACATGCCTGGCCGCCTGGTCAACCGGGCCTCCGACGGCTACCGCGGCGAGGGCAAGACCGACGCCCGCGACGCCTACGTCATCGCCGACCAGGCCAGGATGCGTCGCGACCTGCGGCCCATCCAACCCGGCGACGAAGCCGCCATCGAGTTGAAGCTGCTGACCGGACGCCGGGCCGACCTCGTCGAGGACCGCACCCGCGTCGTCAACCGCCTGCGCGGCACCCTGCTGAGCATGTTCCCGGCCCTGGAAAAGGCCCTGGACGTGACCAACACCGGTCCGCTCAGGCTGCTGACGGGATACCAGACACCGGACGCGATCCGCCGGGCCGGGGTCGCGCGGCTGACGAAGTGGCTGACCAACCGCAAGGTCCGATGCGCCAGAGCCCTGGCCGAAACCGCAGTCGAGGCCGCCGAGCGGCAGCACACCGCCGTCCCCGGGGAGAAGACCATCGCGAAGCTGGTCCACACCCTGGCCGAGGAGGTGATGGCCCTCAACGAGCAGATCTCCGGGATGGACAGGCTCATCGAGGGCCGGTTTCGCGAACACGAGCTCGCCGACATCGTCCTGAGCGTCCCGGGCATCGGCACCGTTCTCGGTGCCGAGTTCATCGCCGCTGTCGGCGGCAGCCTGGACGATTTCGATTCCCCAGATGCCTTGGCGGCCTTCGCCGGCGTCGCTCCAGCTCCTCGTGACTCCGGCAAGGTCAGCGGCAACCTCCACCGGCCAATCGCCTACCACCGAAGACTCCAGCGCGTCTTCTACACCTCCGCACTGGTCAGTGTCCGCTACGACCCGAACTCACGGAAGTTTTATGACCGCAAACGCGCCGAGGGCAAGAAGCACGTCCAGGCCGTGCTCGCCCTCGCCCGCCGACGCGTCAACGTCATCTGGGCTCTGATCCGTGACCGGCGGTGCTACGAAGTGACACCGCCGGTGACTACGGCAGCTTGA
- a CDS encoding nucleotidyl transferase AbiEii/AbiGii toxin family protein, translated as MGLDALADDFGYALAGGYAVQAHQIVNRVSDDVDLFAPIDRATVEMPAATERVIAAYEAAGFTVELAHQNPERTYTRLSVTDPVSGTQNKVELVAEFLNHPPVPSELGPVLHPDDVAAGKTTALDGRAEVRDAIDVDGLLKAGYTRERLMELAKQNDDGFDPRMFADSLARIQRYTDK; from the coding sequence ATCGGGCTCGACGCTCTCGCTGACGACTTCGGCTATGCCCTGGCAGGCGGCTACGCCGTCCAAGCCCACCAGATCGTCAACCGAGTCAGTGACGACGTCGACCTCTTTGCTCCGATCGACCGGGCCACGGTGGAGATGCCAGCAGCCACGGAACGCGTCATCGCCGCATACGAAGCCGCGGGCTTCACTGTGGAACTGGCCCACCAGAACCCCGAGCGCACCTACACCCGGCTGAGCGTCACCGACCCCGTCAGCGGTACCCAGAACAAGGTGGAACTCGTCGCCGAGTTCCTCAACCACCCACCCGTGCCCTCCGAGCTCGGCCCCGTCCTGCACCCCGACGACGTCGCCGCAGGGAAGACCACCGCCCTCGACGGCCGGGCCGAGGTCCGCGACGCCATCGACGTCGACGGCCTCCTCAAGGCCGGATACACCCGCGAACGCCTGATGGAGCTGGCCAAGCAGAACGACGACGGCTTTGATCCGCGGATGTTCGCTGACTCACTCGCCCGTATCCAGCGCTACACCGACAAGTAA
- a CDS encoding tyrosine-type recombinase/integrase, with protein sequence MLAEELGAALVRAVRQGADDAPSTAGTGHGSVTISWYAFALDYLAMRWPQIAAKTRNETNAALCAITQAMLRDVRGRPNDELLRRALRDWAFVLPRPELHTAPPDVRLALRWVEKASRPLTDLMDAAVMRAVLQVLQLKQDGTVAAAETQRHKRMTLVNAVRYAIEQGTLRSDPIANINWRIAKTVKQIDPRVVANPAQARSLLCAVSYVGGYRRARGRRLVGLFAGMYYAGLRPEEAVAVTLPDCVLPAEGWGRVILHVTRPQAGKKWTDTGQLHDERGLKGRPPGETRPVPLPPGLVAMWRESIQTFGTASDGRLFFNERGGILAFSTYDTVWHEARQLGLPSDLVNTPLAARPYDLRHSALSTWLNAGVDPAEVAERAGNSVEVLMTKYAKCLYGRVAIANQRIQALLDEYD encoded by the coding sequence GTGCTGGCCGAGGAACTTGGTGCCGCGCTGGTCCGGGCAGTCCGGCAGGGCGCGGATGATGCGCCGTCCACTGCAGGGACGGGCCACGGCTCGGTCACCATCAGCTGGTACGCCTTTGCTCTTGATTACCTGGCAATGCGCTGGCCGCAGATCGCGGCGAAGACCCGCAACGAGACGAACGCCGCGCTCTGCGCGATCACCCAGGCAATGCTTCGCGACGTGCGAGGCCGCCCGAATGACGAGTTGCTGCGGCGTGCACTGCGGGACTGGGCCTTCGTCCTGCCCCGGCCGGAGCTGCACACGGCACCCCCGGACGTGCGGCTTGCTCTGCGCTGGGTGGAGAAGGCGTCCCGCCCGCTGACCGACCTGATGGATGCGGCCGTGATGCGGGCCGTGTTGCAAGTCCTGCAGCTGAAACAGGACGGTACGGTTGCAGCCGCCGAGACCCAGCGGCATAAGCGCATGACCCTCGTGAATGCCGTGCGGTACGCCATCGAGCAGGGCACGCTCCGCAGCGATCCGATCGCCAACATCAACTGGCGGATCGCCAAGACCGTCAAGCAGATCGACCCTCGGGTGGTCGCCAACCCCGCCCAGGCTCGCTCCCTGCTCTGCGCCGTCTCTTACGTAGGCGGTTACCGGCGGGCCCGCGGACGGCGGCTGGTCGGGCTATTCGCCGGCATGTACTACGCCGGGCTGCGGCCAGAGGAGGCGGTCGCGGTGACCCTGCCGGACTGTGTCCTGCCTGCGGAGGGCTGGGGCAGGGTGATTCTGCACGTCACTCGACCCCAGGCGGGCAAGAAGTGGACCGACACCGGACAACTCCATGATGAGCGTGGTCTGAAGGGGCGTCCGCCGGGGGAGACCCGCCCCGTGCCGCTTCCTCCCGGTCTGGTGGCGATGTGGCGAGAGAGTATCCAAACCTTCGGTACGGCCAGCGACGGGCGGCTGTTCTTCAATGAACGGGGTGGCATCCTCGCCTTCAGCACGTACGACACCGTCTGGCACGAAGCCCGGCAACTGGGCCTTCCATCCGACCTGGTGAACACCCCACTCGCGGCTCGCCCGTACGACCTGCGCCACTCAGCCCTTTCCACCTGGCTCAATGCCGGTGTCGACCCCGCAGAGGTCGCGGAACGCGCCGGCAACAGTGTGGAGGTCCTCATGACCAAGTACGCCAAGTGCCTGTACGGGCGGGTCGCGATCGCCAATCAGCGCATCCAGGCACTGTTGGACGAGTACGACTGA
- a CDS encoding DEAD/DEAH box helicase, which translates to MVHGAAARPRPAQQQMTAGLHAWVGAGVSALVEAPTGTGKSFALLAAAMDWLGGGEARSVVIATYTKQLQSQIARDVDTLGRAMPGLLQATDLVKGKTNRLSLRALAAALSDATTLGTDPGSRAHSRFVEHPRFRELVIALLLRLIAAPSAPDAWTARSVDPVDVPAFLDEYCGPVLSLWLQSLSQTGGDYAATAATPLAAHTNSVREAIASHRLILANHSVLLAHLEDLRSLPGETMLIVDEAHLLEDAATSALTVSLDYGAVEQLVASVRTWLKDAASGLARDRVADAIAELETLLDHESFPQAASRAFDTLGGQDASVIGSRSVTLASPYGGGTGLGQVRTLSVLIRRLSSIALRLERALAAFAQAHAPALDFFSLDALSAMQTQVSELRETAEVLLADIQNVLGALPPEGSTADRTQPCVEPVTAVEEEEERQEEEPEGETDAGDATEDVSLTDDVPNAQASLLPPPLPNRIVYAEELAIPLAGLRHYRFRISSSPVELPGDARWRRFLSSFPRTYYVSATLRVAGDWDFIMGRLGLAGLATMCVDTPFDLRRQAELVCFSDFPSWAEQQEGAMRTVAHQLGGYATELVRPATGDRGVDGGALVLTTARSTAAGIAEFLTDELRRRDAPTYVVNALALGNSRAFDQFTNPGSGGGFLVGTKGLWQGVDVSDEHRLRLVWINKLPFAPFAAPLVEARRAAVRARAEAAGREDPDAHATEHYYIPLAALQLRQAVGRLIRSERHRGVVVISDRKLAGYTALRRAYRRAFLGSLDEGLLRTDPRTGEQGAANVVTMAEGWARIWSFFARHGLLSPERAKELSELDTLQRHTLLPQTLRIRQLELSAEDVQKLASDDQLEEEVLRRASEVAGLLRLMDDPSQFRLKPAQRAVIGAVAQGHNVLGLLPTGYGKSFTFQLPALVLPGVTLVVSPLVALMQDQALELNRSIGGAVRALIAPLRESSSRAGKTEVADQLLGRASHGIKIVYVSPERLCQRRFRELIRAAAAAGTLSRIVLDEAHTMVQWDDFRPSMQRVEQFLRQLRHSYAVPVTALTATANQAVHTGLRTGVFEVPEEPPLSESEAASQEAARAVNDGGLVTVRENPIRPELAIFRRSLNQSSPAVVAGLARHVLEALTGHAVFYCLTVKEVVALHAYLQEYVGDLGVRVRRFHGRLTQAEKSAVMTEFREAPCLGEEGFAPLVVVATSAFGLGIDRADVRTVFCVSAPTDLASLYQQLGRAGRDVAGSGSSTVPEAPANTALALLTSRGLRTVAFMTGQDLHPDLVRRMGRAVLACDGVLDARGIADRLIGEDVQSGRISVQEARSARVTDAYVAGAMRAFSQLARLGAVTDHGDFPPLCRVRRGELLPEDDEESVVRDVLGVVNGLPGSEPSAQGLTRARLNVASLDGLLAGRVSGYLELAEGPASTWQLLSDLHDRGLLDVSAAPSRHWVSGIEVHRAELPAGFLTAMSGKARRAATEIARLRDFFDDSATCAHRKFADYFGVTELPESCCTTEANRCGACWGRPDWPAGETMPVSARALLTPRPRPIDSGTQPESRLRRLDEQVYRLIWAVPRGVHARSVWRALRGEDSSYSPKLGRRVRLPQGLVGSRYFGAHADVPLRAVEESVERLAQAGRVTSSGGWWRAVPPGGTGSPMARMGGTA; encoded by the coding sequence GTGGTCCATGGCGCCGCGGCCCGTCCGCGGCCTGCGCAGCAGCAGATGACTGCGGGCCTGCACGCTTGGGTCGGCGCCGGTGTTTCCGCTCTCGTGGAGGCACCGACCGGTACGGGGAAGAGCTTCGCCTTGCTGGCCGCCGCGATGGACTGGCTCGGCGGCGGGGAGGCTCGCAGCGTTGTCATAGCCACGTACACCAAGCAACTGCAGAGCCAGATCGCTCGGGACGTCGACACTCTTGGCCGTGCCATGCCCGGCTTGCTGCAGGCCACCGACCTGGTGAAAGGCAAGACGAACCGGCTCTCCTTGCGCGCCTTGGCCGCTGCCCTGTCCGACGCGACCACCCTCGGTACGGACCCGGGCTCCCGTGCCCACTCACGGTTCGTCGAGCATCCAAGGTTCCGTGAGCTGGTAATCGCCCTACTGCTGCGGCTGATTGCGGCTCCGTCTGCCCCCGATGCATGGACCGCCCGTTCGGTGGACCCCGTCGACGTGCCCGCCTTCCTCGACGAATACTGCGGGCCGGTCCTGTCCCTCTGGCTTCAGTCGCTCTCCCAAACCGGCGGGGACTACGCGGCCACAGCAGCCACACCGCTCGCGGCGCACACAAACAGCGTGCGCGAAGCGATCGCCTCTCACCGGCTGATCCTGGCCAATCATTCGGTGCTCCTGGCTCATCTGGAGGATCTGCGGTCTCTCCCCGGTGAGACGATGCTGATCGTCGACGAAGCTCACTTGCTTGAGGACGCCGCCACCTCGGCCTTGACCGTTTCCCTGGACTATGGTGCGGTGGAGCAGCTTGTCGCGTCCGTCCGCACCTGGCTGAAAGACGCGGCATCAGGGCTGGCCCGGGATCGGGTGGCGGATGCTATAGCGGAACTTGAAACGCTTCTCGACCACGAGTCCTTCCCCCAGGCTGCCAGCCGTGCGTTCGACACATTGGGCGGTCAGGACGCATCCGTCATTGGCTCGCGCTCAGTCACCCTGGCCAGTCCCTATGGCGGGGGAACCGGACTCGGACAGGTCCGGACGCTATCTGTGCTTATCCGTAGGTTGTCCTCAATAGCCCTCCGTCTGGAGCGGGCGTTGGCCGCCTTCGCACAGGCTCACGCACCTGCACTGGACTTCTTCTCGTTGGACGCGCTCTCCGCGATGCAGACTCAGGTGTCCGAGCTGCGGGAGACGGCTGAGGTGCTGCTGGCGGACATTCAGAACGTTCTCGGTGCACTCCCCCCGGAGGGCTCCACGGCCGACCGTACCCAGCCCTGCGTTGAGCCTGTTACGGCTGTAGAAGAAGAGGAGGAAAGGCAGGAAGAGGAGCCCGAGGGCGAAACCGATGCAGGTGACGCGACAGAGGACGTGTCCCTAACCGACGACGTTCCTAATGCCCAGGCCAGCCTACTTCCCCCGCCGCTGCCCAACCGGATCGTCTACGCCGAAGAGCTCGCCATCCCCCTCGCAGGGCTGCGCCACTACCGGTTTCGCATCTCTTCCAGCCCCGTGGAACTGCCGGGTGACGCCCGATGGAGGCGGTTCCTGAGCTCGTTCCCTCGCACGTATTACGTGTCCGCGACACTGCGCGTCGCCGGCGACTGGGACTTCATCATGGGGCGCCTGGGGCTGGCCGGACTCGCGACCATGTGCGTGGACACCCCGTTCGACCTGCGCCGCCAAGCAGAACTGGTCTGTTTCTCAGACTTCCCGTCCTGGGCGGAGCAGCAGGAAGGAGCCATGCGAACCGTGGCTCACCAACTCGGCGGATACGCCACGGAGCTGGTGCGCCCCGCCACCGGCGACCGGGGGGTGGACGGTGGCGCGTTGGTCCTGACCACGGCGCGGTCCACGGCAGCCGGGATCGCGGAGTTCCTGACGGACGAGCTACGTCGGCGCGATGCCCCCACCTACGTGGTTAACGCACTGGCCCTGGGCAACTCCCGTGCGTTCGACCAGTTCACCAACCCCGGCAGCGGCGGCGGATTCCTGGTCGGCACCAAGGGCCTGTGGCAGGGCGTGGACGTCTCGGACGAGCACCGACTACGGCTCGTCTGGATCAACAAGCTGCCCTTCGCACCCTTCGCGGCACCGCTGGTGGAGGCCCGGCGCGCTGCCGTACGCGCGCGGGCGGAAGCCGCAGGCCGAGAGGACCCGGACGCCCATGCGACGGAGCACTACTACATCCCGCTTGCGGCCCTGCAGTTACGCCAGGCCGTGGGGCGTCTGATTCGCTCTGAGCGGCACCGGGGCGTGGTTGTGATCAGCGACCGGAAGCTGGCCGGGTACACAGCCTTGCGCCGTGCCTATCGCCGGGCCTTCCTGGGGAGCCTGGACGAGGGTCTGCTCCGCACCGACCCGCGCACCGGGGAGCAAGGCGCCGCCAACGTCGTAACCATGGCTGAGGGATGGGCCCGGATCTGGTCGTTCTTCGCTCGACACGGCCTGCTCTCCCCTGAACGGGCGAAAGAGCTGTCGGAGCTCGACACCCTACAGCGGCACACCCTGCTGCCGCAGACCCTCCGGATCAGGCAGCTCGAGCTGTCGGCTGAAGACGTCCAGAAGCTCGCGTCCGATGATCAGCTGGAAGAGGAGGTCCTCCGGCGCGCCTCGGAAGTGGCCGGGCTACTCCGCCTGATGGACGATCCGAGTCAGTTCCGACTCAAGCCCGCCCAGCGGGCAGTCATCGGGGCGGTGGCACAGGGACACAATGTTCTCGGCCTGCTCCCGACCGGATACGGCAAGAGCTTCACGTTCCAGCTCCCTGCCCTGGTGCTGCCGGGCGTCACGCTTGTTGTCAGCCCGCTCGTAGCGCTGATGCAGGATCAGGCCCTGGAGCTCAACCGATCAATCGGCGGTGCCGTTCGGGCGCTGATCGCACCGCTGCGCGAGTCGAGCAGCAGAGCGGGCAAAACAGAGGTCGCAGACCAGCTGCTGGGGCGGGCGAGCCACGGCATCAAGATTGTGTACGTCAGTCCGGAACGGCTCTGTCAGCGCCGCTTCCGTGAACTGATACGAGCCGCAGCGGCGGCGGGCACCCTCAGCCGGATCGTCCTGGACGAAGCTCACACGATGGTCCAGTGGGACGACTTCCGGCCTAGCATGCAGCGCGTCGAGCAGTTCCTCCGACAGCTGCGGCACTCGTACGCGGTTCCGGTGACAGCTTTGACGGCCACCGCAAACCAAGCCGTGCACACCGGTCTGCGGACCGGAGTCTTCGAAGTACCCGAGGAACCCCCGCTGTCGGAGAGTGAGGCCGCTAGCCAGGAAGCCGCGCGGGCGGTGAATGACGGCGGCCTGGTGACTGTACGTGAGAATCCCATCCGACCAGAGCTTGCGATATTCCGGCGCTCCCTCAACCAGTCGAGCCCCGCCGTGGTGGCCGGTCTCGCCCGGCACGTCTTGGAGGCGTTGACGGGGCATGCAGTGTTCTACTGCCTCACCGTCAAGGAGGTGGTCGCGCTCCATGCCTACCTCCAGGAGTACGTCGGTGACCTGGGAGTCCGGGTACGCCGCTTCCACGGCAGGCTGACGCAAGCCGAAAAGTCGGCGGTCATGACAGAATTCCGTGAGGCCCCATGCCTGGGCGAGGAGGGTTTCGCCCCCCTGGTCGTCGTGGCGACCTCCGCCTTCGGACTGGGCATCGACCGCGCTGACGTGCGCACCGTGTTCTGTGTGTCGGCCCCGACTGACTTGGCCTCGCTCTACCAGCAATTGGGACGAGCCGGCCGTGACGTCGCAGGAAGTGGTTCGTCCACCGTGCCCGAGGCTCCGGCCAACACGGCTCTGGCGTTGCTGACCTCCAGAGGGTTGCGCACGGTCGCCTTCATGACCGGGCAGGATCTACACCCTGACCTCGTCAGACGCATGGGGCGTGCGGTGCTGGCCTGCGACGGGGTGCTGGACGCCCGGGGCATCGCCGACCGGCTGATCGGCGAAGATGTGCAATCGGGGCGGATCAGCGTCCAGGAAGCACGTTCGGCTCGCGTAACAGACGCCTATGTGGCTGGTGCGATGCGTGCGTTCAGTCAGCTGGCCCGGCTGGGCGCGGTCACCGACCACGGCGACTTTCCACCGTTGTGCAGGGTACGGCGTGGCGAGTTGCTCCCCGAGGACGACGAGGAGTCGGTCGTTCGCGACGTCCTCGGGGTGGTGAACGGCCTCCCGGGGTCGGAGCCGTCGGCACAGGGCCTCACCAGGGCACGGCTCAACGTGGCTTCACTGGACGGTCTGCTGGCGGGCCGAGTCTCCGGATACCTGGAGCTAGCGGAAGGTCCCGCGAGTACCTGGCAGTTACTCAGTGACCTGCACGACCGCGGACTGCTGGACGTCTCGGCCGCGCCAAGCCGTCACTGGGTCAGCGGAATCGAGGTCCACCGCGCCGAACTACCGGCAGGCTTCCTCACTGCCATGTCCGGAAAGGCCAGGCGAGCTGCCACGGAGATCGCCCGGCTGCGCGACTTCTTCGATGACTCGGCCACCTGCGCGCACCGCAAGTTCGCCGACTACTTCGGCGTGACCGAGTTACCCGAGAGCTGCTGTACCACTGAGGCGAACCGCTGCGGCGCCTGCTGGGGCAGACCGGACTGGCCGGCGGGCGAGACCATGCCGGTGTCGGCGAGGGCCCTGCTCACCCCTCGGCCTCGGCCGATCGACAGCGGCACCCAGCCAGAGTCGCGGCTGCGGCGCCTGGACGAACAGGTGTACCGGCTGATCTGGGCAGTACCGCGCGGGGTGCACGCACGAAGTGTCTGGCGAGCGCTGCGCGGCGAGGACAGTTCGTACTCGCCGAAGCTCGGTCGGCGTGTGCGGCTCCCCCAGGGGCTCGTCGGCAGCCGGTATTTCGGAGCGCACGCGGACGTTCCGTTGCGCGCTGTGGAAGAGAGCGTCGAGCGACTGGCGCAGGCCGGGCGTGTGACGTCATCGGGGGGATGGTGGCGCGCGGTGCCGCCCGGTGGCACGGGGTCTCCGATGGCGCGGATGGGGGGAACTGCATGA